Proteins co-encoded in one Setaria viridis chromosome 9, Setaria_viridis_v4.0, whole genome shotgun sequence genomic window:
- the LOC117840450 gene encoding uncharacterized protein: protein MATEVADAPVPLAEAAPDAAAEAPAAAAADAKPAKAKKAAAPRKRTNPTHPPYAEMISEAITSLKERTGSSQYAIAKFVEDKHKDKLPPNFRKLLLVQLKKLVAGGKLTKVKNSYKLPSARAPAADKPKPKPKAKPAAAKPKAKPKAGAKKPKAAAKPKAKAPAKVKPAAKPKPAAKPAAKPKAVAAKPKPAAKPAAKPKPAAKPKAKPAAKPKPKGAAAKPKPAAKTKAAPAPSRTTRPAKAAKTSAKDTPGKKAAPAAKKPAAAAKKSPAKKPAPAKKAAAPARKVPARKAKK from the exons ATGGCGACCGAAGTGGCTGACGCTCCGGTACCGCTGGCGGAGGCGGcacccgacgccgccgccgaggccccggcggcggccgccgccgacgcgaaGCCGGCCAAGGCTAAgaaggccgccgcgccgcggaaGCGCACCAACCCGACCCACCCGCCGTACGCTGAG ATGATCTCGGAGGCGATCACGTCGCTCAAGGAGAGGACGGGTTCCAGCCAGTACGCGATCGCCAAGTTCGTGGAGGACAAGCACAAGGACAAGCTGCCGCCCAACTTCCGCAAGCTGCTGCTGGTGCAACTGAAgaagctcgtcgccggcggcaagcTCACCAAGGTCAAGAACTCCTACAAGCTGCCGTCGGcgcgcgccccggccgccgacaagcccaagcccaagcccaaggCGAAGCCGGCAGCCGCGAAGCCCAAGGCGAAGCCCAAGGCCGGCGCCAAGAAGCCCAAGGCCGCCGCCAAGCCCAAGGCCAAGGCCCCCGCCAAGGTGAAGCCAGCCGCCAAGCCGAAGCCGGCCGCCAAGCCCGCGGCCAAGCCGAAGGCAGTCGCTGCGAAGCCGAAGCCAGCCGCCAAGCCAGCTGCCAAGCCCAAACCGGCCGCCAAGCCGAAGGCCAAGCCCGCAGCCAAGCCGAAGCCGAAGGGTGCTGCCGCCAAGCCGAAGCCCGCTGCCAAGACGaaggccgcccccgccccgtcCCGGACGACCCGCCCCGCCAAGGCCGCCAAGACGTCGGCCAAGGACACTCCGGGGAAGAAGGCGGCTCCGGCGGCCAAGaaacccgccgccgcggcgaagaAGTCCCCTGCCAAGAAGCCTGCTCCAGCGAAGAAGGCGGCAGCCCCGGCGAGGAAGGTGCCGGCCCGGAAGGCGAAGAAGTAG